The Kosakonia sp. SMBL-WEM22 sequence GCAGGCCACTGGCGTTCGTGACAGGAAATACAATGCGCTGGTGAAGCGCCACACCATCAGCTACGACCTGGCGACAAGGATGGTGGATTATACACTGCGCCCTTCGCGCAATTTCGCTGATGCTGTCCCGCATACATGGCTGGTCATGGGGGAACAACCCGAGAAAACGATCGACCTGTATGAACTCTATCGAATCGCTGGGAGCATTACGCCGGCTGAACTCGGTTACTTCGATTACACCTTTGACGATGAGGATGTCTCTCTCGGCGCGCGCGTGGAGATGATCTGCAACGCAGCTCGCGTCATTGCCTTCTGGGATAACGGTGTTCTGACGTTCAGTCGTGAAGAGAAACGCACCACGCCAGCAGCGCTCTTCAACCGATCAAATAAGAAGGGAGAAGAGTTCAGGCTCACATATGACATGCGTATGCCGGGCCAGTATGACGGCGTTGAAGTGGAGTATGTCAGCCCGCTAACCAATAAAAAAACTACCTTCGTTACCGCATTACAGCAGCGGGAATTGTTGAGGCCGCTGCGCAAACGCCACTAAAGATAACGCTGAACGGTTGTCGAAATGAGGCTCAGGCGCGTGACAGGGCTCTTCTGGAGGTGAGGAAGTTGCTTTTCTCCCGCCTGCGGATGTCGGGAAAGGTACTTGCCGACGGGGACTATGTTTATCCTGGCGACATGATCATCTTCACCGACACGTACGATATCAACCAGCAGGAAGGCTACATTATCGCCCGCTCCGGTAACAACTTCGATACAAGTGAGCGGATCACCTTTGACAGTGGGATGTGGGTTGTTATCACCGACTCGTTGGGGAACACCACTGCGCGATATCCAGCTTATCCACGTTCAGATACAGACTTCGGTTTTTCTGCATCCATACCAGCCATTCAGCTCAATATCTTTGACGGTTATACGGTGCAGTCTCCGTCCCGGTATGTAATAGCCACCCAAGCAGAACTCGACTTGACTCATGGACGATAGCCGAGAAAAAAACAAATCTAGGCGGAACTACTTCCCTGACGCTGACTGAATATAAAGATCTGATTTACCCATAAGTCTTTCCTCCAACCATCCAACCCAGCCAATGAGCCGGGTTTTTTATGGAAAAAATATGGCTACTACACCGACAAACTTACCAGTTCCGAGTGAGACCTCGCGTGATCTGAAATTCAACGCCGGGAAAATTGATGAGTTCGTTACCTCGCTGGTAAACACTTATATTGACCGGTTCGGGAATGAGCATTACACCATAGAAGGCCTGGCTGGCTGCCTGGCTGGCTGGCGCAGCAGGCAATCGCTCAGTGTGGCTGGATACCACTGGGTACATTTCAAGAGGGGGGCCATAATCACCCTT is a genomic window containing:
- a CDS encoding host specificity factor TipJ family phage tail protein → MTPSGGFGRYSVTILKANNSSDSNSLQIAEIHSVRILQNQVHADDTFVRVTVQATEQATGVRDRKYNALVKRHTISYDLATRMVDYTLRPSRNFADAVPHTWLVMGEQPEKTIDLYELYRIAGSITPAELGYFDYTFDDEDVSLGARVEMICNAARVIAFWDNGVLTFSREEKRTTPAALFNRSNKKGEEFRLTYDMRMPGQYDGVEVEYVSPLTNKKTTFVTALQQRELLRPLRKRH